A genomic stretch from Sporocytophaga myxococcoides includes:
- a CDS encoding DUF4337 domain-containing protein has translation MEEPERKSNRLETYCGLLLAVFAAILAIADLGGGKYGDDEIIETNEKSSAYMWYQSKSIKESLAEGQGELLKSLLRSGVIVEDKRTAIEGVVAGLEKEVERYSKEKKEILLGSKAVGEENWVQELNGKLGQVIGVKEWEEHLQVLGRAGDYFDLATLFLQLALVMGAISLISSTEKSKKAFFMLLIGLGLVGSSFTIYAFSIVH, from the coding sequence ATGGAAGAACCAGAGAGAAAAAGCAACAGGCTGGAAACTTACTGTGGCTTGTTGTTAGCTGTATTTGCTGCAATACTTGCTATTGCAGATCTGGGCGGAGGGAAATACGGAGATGATGAAATTATTGAGACGAATGAGAAAAGCTCAGCTTATATGTGGTATCAGTCCAAGAGTATTAAAGAATCATTGGCTGAAGGACAAGGAGAGTTATTAAAGTCATTGCTTAGGTCAGGAGTGATTGTAGAGGATAAAAGGACAGCTATTGAAGGTGTTGTTGCAGGACTAGAAAAAGAGGTGGAGAGATATTCAAAAGAGAAAAAGGAAATTCTCCTTGGATCAAAAGCAGTAGGAGAGGAAAACTGGGTACAGGAGCTGAATGGAAAACTTGGTCAGGTAATTGGGGTAAAAGAATGGGAAGAACATCTGCAGGTGCTCGGAAGGGCAGGAGATTATTTTGATCTTGCCACACTCTTTCTTCAGCTAGCTCTTGTGATGGGTGCAATAAGCCTTATTTCTTCAACAGAGAAAAGTAAAAAAGCTTTTTTTATGTTGCTAATAGGTCTTGGATTAGTAGGAAG